The following coding sequences are from one Pocillopora verrucosa isolate sample1 chromosome 5, ASM3666991v2, whole genome shotgun sequence window:
- the LOC131781151 gene encoding putative ankyrin repeat protein RF_0381 isoform X2: MKLTLPPGFSVDSRNATGRTPLMNAALNGNVQVVKSVIKRGADPSLMDNRGWNTLHCAAMGGDTDIISLIHTHLPNIESKTGEGDTPLMVAALAGKLHAVKWFLEKGATVACEDKTGRNALHHAAQGGDTDIISLIHTHLPNIESKTGEGDTPLMVAALAGKFHAVKWFLEKGAIVACESNEGWNTLHCAASGGDTDIISLIHTHLPNIESKTGEGDTPLMVAALCGKLHAVKWYLEKGATVACEWNRGWNTLHCAAQGGDTDIISLIHTHLPNIESKTGEGDTPLMVAALAGKCHAVKWFLEKGAIVACESNRGWNTLHFAASGGDTDIISLIHTHLPNIESKTGEGDTPLMVAALCGKLHAVKWYLEKGAIVACESNEGWNTLHCAASGGDTDIISLIHTHLPNIESKTGEGDTPLMVAALAGKLHAVKWFLEKGATVTSVKSNGWNILHFAAHGGDPDTIDLILTHLSHVP, translated from the exons ATGAAATTGACGCTTCCTCCTGGATTTTCTGTTGACTCTCGGAACGCAACAGGCAGAACGCCGCTAATGAATGCTGCTTTGAATGGCAACGTTCAAGTGGTGAAAAGTGTAATTAAAAGGGGAGCAGACCCGTCTCTGATGGACAACAGaggatggaacacgttacattgTGCCGCAAtgggcggagacactgatattatatctctaatccatactcacctgcccaacattgagtcaaaaacaggcgagggtgacacgccactaatggtggcggctttggctggcaaattacatgcagtgaaatggtttcttgagaagggagcAACTGTAGCCTGTGAAGACAAAACAGGAAGGAACGCGTTACATCATGCCGCAcagggcggagacactgatattatatctctaatccatactcacctgcccaacattgagtcaaaaacaggcgagggtgacacgccactaatggtggcggctttgGCTGGCAAATttcatgcagtgaaatggtttcttgagaagggggcaattGTAGCCTGTGAAAGCAACGAaggatggaacacgttacattgTGCCGCATctggcggagacactgatattatatctctaatccatactcacctgcccaacattgagtcaaaaacaggcgagggtgacacgccactaatggtggcggctttgtgtggcaaattacatgcagtgaaatggtatcttgagaagggggcaactgtaGCCTGTGAATGGAACAGaggatggaacacgttacattgTGCCGCAcagggcggagacactgatattatatctctaatccatactcacctgcccaacattgagtcaaaaacaggcgagggtgacacgccactaatggtggcggctttgGCTGGCAAATgtcatgcagtgaaatggtttcttgagaagggggcaattGTAGCCTGTGAAAGCAACAGaggatggaacacgttacatttTGCCGCATctggcggagacactgatattatatctctaatccatactcacctgcccaatattgagtcaaaaacaggcgagggtgacacgccactaatggtggcggctttgtgtggcaaattacatgcagtgaaatggtatcttgagaagggggcaattGTAGCCTGTGAAAGCAACGAaggatggaacacgttacattgTGCTGCATctggcggagacactgatattatatctctaatccatactcacctgcccaacattgagtcaaaaacaggcgagggtgacacgccactaatggtggcggctttggctggcaaattacatgcagtgaaatggtttcttgagaagggggcaactgtaACTTCTGTTAAGAGTAATGGATGGAATATATTACATTTTGCCGCACATGGCGGTGACCCTGATACCATTGATCTTATCCTTACTCAC CTGAGTCACGTGCCTTGA
- the LOC131781151 gene encoding putative ankyrin repeat protein RF_0381 isoform X1 → MKLTLPPGFSVDSRNATGRTPLMNAALNGNVQVVKSVIKRGADPSLMDNRGWNTLHCAAMGGDTDIISLIHTHLPNIESKTGEGDTPLMVAALAGKLHAVKWFLEKGATVACEDKTGRNALHHAAQGGDTDIISLIHTHLPNIESKTGEGDTPLMVAALAGKFHAVKWFLEKGAIVACESNEGWNTLHCAASGGDTDIISLIHTHLPNIESKTGEGDTPLMVAALCGKLHAVKWYLEKGATVACEWNRGWNTLHCAAQGGDTDIISLIHTHLPNIESKTGEGDTPLMVAALAGKCHAVKWFLEKGAIVACESNRGWNTLHFAASGGDTDIISLIHTHLPNIESKTGEGDTPLMVAALCGKLHAVKWYLEKGAIVACESNEGWNTLHCAASGGDTDIISLIHTHLPNIESKTGEGDTPLMVAALAGKLHAVKWFLEKGATVTSVKSNGWNILHFAAHGGDPDTIDLILTHLPDIESKTADGKTPLIIAVLHGKLQGVKCLLERGANPSAKDNDGQNSLHHASSLDLLLSHVP, encoded by the coding sequence ATGAAATTGACGCTTCCTCCTGGATTTTCTGTTGACTCTCGGAACGCAACAGGCAGAACGCCGCTAATGAATGCTGCTTTGAATGGCAACGTTCAAGTGGTGAAAAGTGTAATTAAAAGGGGAGCAGACCCGTCTCTGATGGACAACAGaggatggaacacgttacattgTGCCGCAAtgggcggagacactgatattatatctctaatccatactcacctgcccaacattgagtcaaaaacaggcgagggtgacacgccactaatggtggcggctttggctggcaaattacatgcagtgaaatggtttcttgagaagggagcAACTGTAGCCTGTGAAGACAAAACAGGAAGGAACGCGTTACATCATGCCGCAcagggcggagacactgatattatatctctaatccatactcacctgcccaacattgagtcaaaaacaggcgagggtgacacgccactaatggtggcggctttgGCTGGCAAATttcatgcagtgaaatggtttcttgagaagggggcaattGTAGCCTGTGAAAGCAACGAaggatggaacacgttacattgTGCCGCATctggcggagacactgatattatatctctaatccatactcacctgcccaacattgagtcaaaaacaggcgagggtgacacgccactaatggtggcggctttgtgtggcaaattacatgcagtgaaatggtatcttgagaagggggcaactgtaGCCTGTGAATGGAACAGaggatggaacacgttacattgTGCCGCAcagggcggagacactgatattatatctctaatccatactcacctgcccaacattgagtcaaaaacaggcgagggtgacacgccactaatggtggcggctttgGCTGGCAAATgtcatgcagtgaaatggtttcttgagaagggggcaattGTAGCCTGTGAAAGCAACAGaggatggaacacgttacatttTGCCGCATctggcggagacactgatattatatctctaatccatactcacctgcccaatattgagtcaaaaacaggcgagggtgacacgccactaatggtggcggctttgtgtggcaaattacatgcagtgaaatggtatcttgagaagggggcaattGTAGCCTGTGAAAGCAACGAaggatggaacacgttacattgTGCTGCATctggcggagacactgatattatatctctaatccatactcacctgcccaacattgagtcaaaaacaggcgagggtgacacgccactaatggtggcggctttggctggcaaattacatgcagtgaaatggtttcttgagaagggggcaactgtaACTTCTGTTAAGAGTAATGGATGGAATATATTACATTTTGCCGCACATGGCGGTGACCCTGATACCATTGATCTTATCCTTACTCACCTGCCggacattgagtcaaaaacagctGATGGTAAAACACCTCTTATCATCGCTGTTCTTCATGGTAAGCTGCAGGGTGTAAAGTGTCTTCTTGAGAGGGGGGCCAATCCTTCGGCTAAAGATAACGATGGACAGAACTCTTTACATCATGCATCATCATTGGACTTACTGCTGAGTCACGTGCCTTGA